In Ooceraea biroi isolate clonal line C1 chromosome 1, Obir_v5.4, whole genome shotgun sequence, the genomic stretch CCATTTAGTGTCAAAATAGCAAAAACAGCAAGTCTATTTGGCCAAGGGACCGAAAGGTAAATCGTTCACGCGCGTGGTCGTATACCTGCGTTCGGCGTCGTTCGGAGCACGTCACTTTAATAACTCCGTAGGGACACTTAGACTTCGAATTACAACTCACGGCTTTGGGAACACATTCTCCAGATGTTACATGAATTTTctaagcaataaaaaaatgaaaaaaaatgacCGTTTACTTGACTCTCCCCCTTGACTCGGCCGCGGGTCACGGTGGAGCCGGTGTGGAACCGCAGCCATCACCGCCACCGCAGTCGCTTCCAACTATGAGGGTAACCGACAACGCGATCGACTACGTGCATTGGGACGATCCGAACGAGCTGGTGGATCGCCTCAGGCTGATCGAGGCGTCTCGCGACGCGGGCAACGACTCGCACGACGCCGAGTTCCTGTCTATAATCGAGGAGCTCCGAGAGGCGGGTATCATTACGATCTGAAGCACCGTCCACGACGCATCGATGCCCGTGAACAAGTTCGGCGCTACCCTCGCGCGGAGTGGCGACCACGAGACGGGGTTTCGGACATGCGACGTTCGCGGTTACGTGCGCGACAACGCTCTCTGCCGGGTCCCGGACGGCGACGAGTACGACGCTAAGAGGCGACGAATACGGCACGTGGCCATACTGCGGGAGGAGTACGATGCGGTAAACTGATACCACGTGGACCAGCGGATCGGGTCGTTATCCGAGGCCCAGCGGAGGCACTATCGCGAGCTGCGGGAGGCGGTCGACGCGCTACGAGCGCACGTCGACGGTACGAATGGCGGGGTGGCTGAGTTGCGCAGGGTCGTCGAGGAAACGGGGCTGCGGATCAACGCTCAGGAAGAGCGGATTACCTCGTCGCTGTTGTGGCTCCAGTCCGACACGACCCTCCCTCACGACGCAATTGCAGGCGCACGACGGGAAGATAAAGTACCTCACGGAGAACGTGGCAAAGGTGCGAACGGACGCTAGATCCAACACGAACCAATTGGACAAGGTGACGAGGACCGCACAGTCGTGCGAGGAACGGGCGAACGATCTCGAGGCAACGGTGTCGAGGCTGCACAGCGACCTGGTCGAACTCTCGAGAACTGACGGATCAGCGCTGACATACGTGAGCATCGACAGACCGCCCGTAACGGGAAAGTGAAGCGAACGGACGAACGCACCGACGAACGAATGAACGGGTCGATCAACGAACCGATCGTAACGGTAGATCGAATCCGTACTGAGAAGACAGGACCGGCCCGCCGAATCGCGCCACGATGAGGATTAAGGCGCGCGGCAACGTTAGTTCAGAGAGGTTGCAACTGGTGCGCGAGTTACACGCGCTAGCGCGAAGAAActttcctcgtcgtcgtgTGATCGTACGCGGATACGACGACCTGTGGCAGGCGGATCTGGTCGACGTGCAGTCGTACGCGCGGCAGACAGAGGCTACCGCTACATACTGACGATCATCGACGCGCTGAGCAAGTACGCGTGGGCGGTACCTCTCAGGCGTAAGTCCGGAAGCGAGGTGGCCGAGGCGCTCGCTCGGATATTCCGCGACGACCACAGGTGTCCGCGGAACCTGCAGACCGACGAGGGCAAGGAATTCTACAACGCGCAGGTACGAGAACTAGCACGTAAAAACGGTATAAATCACTATTCCACGCACTCGATAATGAAAGCCTCGATAGTGGAACGCTTCAATCGGACGCTGAAGAATGAAATGTGGAAGGTGTTTACACTCATGGATCGTACGATGGGCAGACGCGTTATCGCGCCTCGTGCGAGAGTACAACGCTCGCCGACACCGCGCTATCGCTATGCGGCCGGTCGACGTCACGCCAGTCACAGCTGCTCGACTACTGTCCACTGTTTACAAGCGCGTGAAGATCGCCGCGCCAGCGAAATTCCGTGCAGGTGATACGGTGCGCGTGAGCAAGTATAAAACCGTCTTCGCGAAGGGCTATACGCCGAATTGGACCACGGAGGTGTTTAAGGTAGCGAAAGTACAACGGACCAATCCCGCGAAGTACTTGTTGGAGAACTATCGCGTTAATCCGATCTCCGGCGGCTTCTACGAGCACGAGTTACTCAGAGCCCGTCATCCGGACGTTTATCTCGTGGAAAAGGTGCTGCGGCGAAGAGGAAACGATGTGTACGTCAAGTGGCTCGGAATGGACGCGTCGCATAATTCTTGGATCAATAGGGACAATGTGCTGTGATCGTACGCGTGTGTCTTTCATTACTTATATATACTGTATATGGTTATATACTTTATAAGCAATTACTTATATATACTGTATATGGTTATACACTTTATAAGCAAAGTTATAAGAACATGTAATACTGTGTATTATGTTTATTACGATGAATGAATACAGTATCATACACATGATGTGTTCTTTCGCTTTCCCTCGTGTATGTCACTGTGGAATGGCGTAATGCCCCCACGGGAGGGTGCTGGTGCTGTCGGGTACGATGTACCGCTTGTCGTCGTACGGACTGAGGGCGAGCTTCGTCTCCGCTATGGTGTAGACCCGACGGAGCTTCGACTGAATGCGTGACTGTTGGCGGTCATCTCCACCGATTCGCTCAACAGCGCGCGTAGTCGTCGAACGTTATCGTTCGCCCCACAACGCTCCTGCACACACCCTTGATCTTCTTCGTATCCTTCTTTCCGCACACCCTCAGCGCGTACATCTTCGCCCTCAGCCCGATGAATTCGGTCATGACGGCGCCGTTGTTCTCGTCCTTCATGAGCTCCGGTACCTTCTTGTTCCACTATGGCATGTCGTACGCGTTGTCCGCCGGATAGTCACTCGTGTCGAAGCGCGCGATGTCGCGCCTCATGTCCGCGTACGCGTCCTCGCACTCGATGCGGTATATCAGACTGTCCGTGTCCGTGTACATGATCCGACACTTGTCACCGTACAGCGAGGCCATGTAGTCGTAGTGGAACTCGTAGAGGCGCGTCTTCGAGATGTCCAGAATGCACATGCCCACGTATATCGGACGGTTGAACGTGGCCTGCGAAGCTTCACGGCGAGGAGATTCTCCCCGAATACGGCTCGGCTGTGGAGTTAGGACGCGAGATAAGAGCCTCGGCACCGTATCTCCCCTCCCAGCGCGTCAGAGTTTCATGTCGACGCGATTTTCGAACGTTCTCCATCGTCTTACCGAAGACGGCGTTGTTTATAAGCTTGTACAGGTTCTTCTCGAAATCGTTCGTCGTGCGCGTCCTTTACGCCGTGTTCAGCTCGATGTAGTCCCAGAGCCACGCGGACTGCGCAAACTCCAGCGCGCGGTGAATCCTCGCGACGCGAAGGCCCGTGGCTCGTGCACTGCTGCAGCGTGCGGTAGTATGACGTACCGCTGCTTAGCGCACAGAGTCGCGAGGAGCTTTTCCTGCCTTGTCGGGCGGTGCCTCGCGTGTCGGACAGAACGGCAGGTCCGCGTGCGCGTCGTGTAGATATCGCGGATACTCCAGGTCGACCTCGAGGATGTACCCTGTAGGCGAGTCCGGGGGGATCGCGTGCACGTCGAGCATCGAGACGTCCTCGACCCAGCGAAACTCCCCACGAGGCAACGGCTGACACATGGCCCATCCGTAAAGATTATTCACGTCGTAGTATATGAGATACGATGACGGCTCGGACGGATCGTATGACGGCGCGTATCTGTTGTTGGCTCGCGCGTATCTGTGCGAGCATTGACTCAGCCCACCGCGCACGCCGCGCTCCACGAACAGCACCATATCCACGTCCGTCAGCAGCTCGAACTCGATGCCCGTGTGCAGCATCGCGTCCCACGTGTAGCCCGGTAGTGTGTAGTAGTACGCCGGTGTGACGTCCTGAcatccacctcacacccatttttaatttttttttatttgcaatattaattattaatgtataaccactgatagttatttttgagcgccatcgataattaccatttttgcttcactacttattattaaccacaggcttacgtacagtagtctgttatt encodes the following:
- the LOC113562904 gene encoding uncharacterized protein LOC113562904 → MRPVDVTPVTAARLLSTVYKRVKIAAPAKFRAGDTVRVSKYKTVFAKGYTPNWTTEVFKVAKVQRTNPAKYLLENYRVNPISGGFYEHELLRARHPDVYLVEKVLRRRGNDVYVKWLGMDASHNSWINRDNVL